TTCAGTAAAATCGACCCGTTACACACTCAAAGAACTTAAAAATGCAGAGCCTTTCGATGAAAAAGATTTCGAGGGGGCCAGTAAATATATCGTTTTAACCGGTAATGAGCTAGTGGATACGATGAGCATCAAAGCTCTTAACAATCTGCAAAAAGTTTTGAAAGAAGGGATTTCGAACGACATAGCAAAATACTGCTTGCCAGAGTGCTACAAAACAGAACTGACATGGACAATCAATGCCAGAAGTCTTCAAAACTTTTTGAACCTTCGAAGCAGTAAATCGGCCCTTTGGGAGATCAGAAATCTTGCAAAAGCAATTTTCGAAGCCTTGCCAAACGATCATAAATATCTTTTTGAGGAGTGTATGCATACCCAATGAATAAAAGAATCATTGCAAACCTCTTA
This region of Nitratiruptor sp. YY08-10 genomic DNA includes:
- the thyX gene encoding FAD-dependent thymidylate synthase, whose protein sequence is MQVTLLHHSPLPVAAHAIRTCWQSFDKSDGGGPKDQELIDRVGNKYKHASTLEHLVYTFYIQGISRALLQELARHRMASLSVKSTRYTLKELKNAEPFDEKDFEGASKYIVLTGNELVDTMSIKALNNLQKVLKEGISNDIAKYCLPECYKTELTWTINARSLQNFLNLRSSKSALWEIRNLAKAIFEALPNDHKYLFEECMHTQ